One region of Flavobacteriales bacterium genomic DNA includes:
- a CDS encoding 3-hydroxyanthranilate 3,4-dioxygenase, which yields MSFKAPFNLHQWIEDNRDLLKPPVGNKNLYVEAGDFIVMIVGGPNARKDYHYNETEELFYQIEGDIIVKIQHEGKAVEIPIKEGEMFLLPGKIPHSPIRSEGSVGLVIERKRGENDKDGLMWFSDTANHLLYEEYFHLTNIEKDFLPVFKRFYTNEKLRTCPVTGEVMEVDEKFI from the coding sequence ATGTCATTCAAAGCACCTTTTAACTTACACCAATGGATTGAAGATAACAGAGATTTACTCAAACCACCAGTAGGAAACAAAAATTTATACGTAGAAGCCGGAGATTTTATCGTTATGATAGTCGGAGGCCCAAACGCTAGAAAAGATTATCATTACAACGAAACAGAAGAGTTGTTTTATCAAATCGAGGGAGATATTATAGTTAAAATTCAGCACGAAGGAAAAGCGGTTGAAATCCCCATTAAAGAGGGAGAAATGTTTCTTTTGCCAGGCAAAATTCCACACTCTCCTATTAGGTCGGAAGGTTCTGTAGGCTTAGTTATTGAAAGAAAAAGGGGAGAAAATGATAAAGACGGTTTAATGTGGTTTTCTGATACTGCCAATCATCTTTTGTACGAGGAGTACTTTCATTTGACGAATATTGAAAAAGATTTTTTACCAGTTTTCAAACGTTTTTACACCAACGAAAAGTTGAGAACATGTCCTGTTACTGGCGAAGTGATGGAAGTTGATGAAAAGTTTATTTAA
- a CDS encoding SDR family oxidoreductase yields MDLDLLGKNALVCGSTQGIGKATALALAKMGATVYLLARNEEKLKEVKSQLDNSKGQNHDYLCADFSDVNKLKSVAQELEHKNIHILINNTGGPAGGPITSAQSQDFEKAFQMHVVCNQILSQAVVESMKKACYGRIVNVISTSVKVPINGLGVSNTIRGAVASWAKTMANELGQYGVTVNNVLPGFTNTNRLKTLISKKAQVQQVSEEHIANSMLSTVPASRFGEAEEVANAIAFLCSPAAAYINGINVPVDGGRTGTL; encoded by the coding sequence ATGGATTTAGACTTATTAGGCAAAAACGCCCTTGTTTGTGGTAGCACTCAAGGAATTGGGAAAGCTACTGCCCTAGCTCTAGCTAAAATGGGCGCAACCGTATATCTTCTAGCAAGGAATGAAGAAAAACTTAAAGAAGTGAAAAGTCAGCTCGACAATAGCAAAGGTCAAAATCACGACTACTTGTGTGCCGATTTCTCTGATGTAAATAAGCTAAAAAGTGTAGCTCAAGAGTTAGAGCATAAAAACATACACATACTTATAAACAATACCGGTGGACCAGCAGGCGGACCCATTACCTCAGCCCAAAGCCAGGATTTTGAAAAGGCTTTTCAAATGCATGTGGTATGCAACCAAATCTTATCTCAAGCAGTAGTAGAAAGTATGAAAAAAGCTTGTTATGGCAGAATCGTAAATGTGATTTCTACTTCTGTAAAAGTGCCTATTAATGGCTTAGGCGTATCCAACACCATTCGAGGTGCAGTAGCAAGTTGGGCAAAAACGATGGCCAACGAATTGGGACAATATGGCGTTACCGTCAATAATGTCTTGCCAGGTTTTACGAATACCAACCGTCTCAAAACTCTAATTAGTAAAAAAGCCCAAGTCCAACAAGTTAGTGAAGAACACATCGCTAATAGCATGTTGTCTACAGTTCCTGCCTCTCGCTTTGGTGAGGCTGAAGAAGTGGCTAATGCTATCGCTTTTTTATGCTCTCCCGCTGCCGCTTACATCAACGGAATTAACGTCCCTGTTGATGGTGGACGTACCGGCACACTTTAA
- a CDS encoding aldehyde dehydrogenase: protein MKKILNYIDGNLQDALSKEVIENESPVNGKVFSHIADSDKEDVELAVQAAKKAFPFWSGLSKKERHDHLMRLADGIEARFDEMAIAESLDNGKPEWLAKQVDIPRASENLRFFATASLHFSSQMHDMDGKAINYTAREPIGVVGCISPWNLPIYLFTWKIAPALAAGNTVVAKPSEVTPYTAYLLSEICQEIGFPKGVLNIVHGYGHKVGAAISNHPDTPVISFTGGTVTGAKIAEVAAPMFKKLSLELGGKNPNIVFADANFKDALEMAVKASFRNQGQICLCGSRLFVEESIYQKFKTAFVEKTKQLKVGDPKENNDLGAVVSKDHMHKILEKIELAKKEGGQILCGGERVYLDGELSEGYYIAPTIIEGLDHLCRTNQEEIFGPVVSIMPFKNEEEVIAMANSTRYGLAASIFTQDISKGHRVAAKVNSGIVWINTWMMRDLRIPFGGMKDSGVGREGGFKSLEFFTEPKNVCLKI from the coding sequence ATGAAAAAAATACTCAATTATATAGACGGCAACTTACAAGATGCACTATCTAAAGAAGTTATAGAAAATGAAAGCCCTGTGAATGGCAAGGTGTTTTCTCATATTGCCGATAGCGATAAGGAAGATGTAGAATTGGCTGTACAAGCAGCCAAAAAAGCTTTTCCTTTTTGGAGTGGATTGAGTAAAAAAGAACGTCACGACCATTTAATGCGCCTTGCAGATGGTATAGAAGCACGTTTTGATGAAATGGCAATTGCTGAAAGTTTAGACAATGGCAAACCCGAATGGTTGGCCAAACAAGTGGATATCCCTCGAGCTTCTGAAAACTTGCGTTTTTTTGCAACAGCATCTTTACATTTTTCTTCTCAGATGCACGATATGGACGGCAAAGCCATCAATTATACCGCACGTGAACCCATAGGAGTAGTGGGCTGTATTTCGCCTTGGAACTTGCCCATATATTTATTTACGTGGAAAATTGCTCCTGCTTTAGCAGCAGGAAATACCGTTGTTGCAAAACCTTCGGAAGTGACTCCTTATACGGCTTATTTGTTGAGTGAAATTTGCCAAGAAATAGGCTTTCCTAAGGGAGTGCTAAATATTGTTCACGGCTATGGGCATAAAGTAGGCGCGGCTATAAGTAACCACCCTGATACGCCTGTCATTTCATTTACTGGCGGCACAGTTACTGGAGCGAAAATTGCTGAAGTAGCAGCGCCAATGTTCAAAAAGTTATCTCTAGAGTTGGGCGGTAAAAATCCTAATATCGTATTTGCTGATGCTAATTTTAAAGATGCTTTAGAGATGGCCGTTAAAGCTTCCTTTAGAAACCAAGGACAAATCTGTTTGTGTGGCTCTCGACTCTTTGTCGAAGAATCCATTTATCAAAAATTTAAAACTGCTTTTGTGGAAAAAACAAAGCAATTGAAAGTGGGTGACCCTAAAGAAAATAACGACCTAGGCGCAGTGGTTTCTAAAGACCATATGCACAAGATATTAGAGAAAATAGAACTTGCCAAAAAAGAAGGTGGACAAATTTTATGTGGTGGTGAGCGTGTCTATTTAGATGGCGAACTTAGTGAAGGCTATTACATCGCCCCCACAATTATTGAAGGCTTAGACCATCTGTGCCGTACCAATCAAGAAGAAATTTTTGGTCCAGTAGTCAGCATTATGCCCTTTAAAAACGAAGAAGAAGTTATTGCCATGGCAAACAGTACTCGTTACGGATTGGCCGCTAGTATATTCACACAAGATATCAGCAAGGGGCATAGAGTAGCTGCTAAAGTCAATTCAGGAATAGTATGGATTAATACTTGGATGATGCGTGACTTACGTATCCCCTTTGGTGGCATGAAAGATTCTGGCGTAGGACGTGAAGGAGGATTCAAGTCACTCGAGTTTTTTACTGAACCCAAAAATGTATGTCTAAAAATATAG
- a CDS encoding CBS domain-containing protein gives MKKRTPVSKIMSSDIITVNKTQSIREVSDIIEGKNIRHVPVVSGDKVIGMLSKVDLQKISFVNSYDNDGLTTAMYDNLNIEQVMTKDVKVVQKDDTIYEVATILSKNEFHSLPVVEEEKLVGIVTTTDLIKYLVEQY, from the coding sequence ATGAAAAAAAGAACACCCGTTTCCAAAATTATGTCTAGCGACATCATTACAGTTAACAAAACTCAATCCATCAGAGAAGTTAGTGACATCATAGAAGGTAAAAACATCCGTCATGTCCCTGTTGTTTCTGGAGATAAAGTTATAGGAATGCTGAGTAAGGTAGATTTACAAAAAATCAGCTTTGTAAACAGCTACGATAACGATGGTTTGACAACAGCTATGTACGATAATTTAAATATAGAGCAAGTGATGACCAAAGATGTTAAAGTGGTTCAAAAAGACGATACCATTTATGAAGTCGCTACTATATTATCTAAAAATGAATTTCATTCGCTACCTGTAGTTGAAGAAGAAAAATTGGTAGGAATTGTTACCACAACAGACCTTATCAAATATCTAGTTGAGCAATACTAA
- a CDS encoding GH92 family glycosyl hydrolase, whose product MKKCYFLISVIFVACQPSQKQLIDYVNPFIGTGGHGHTYPGAASPFGMVQLSPDSRLEGWDGCGAYHYSDSVIYGFSHTHLSGTGISDYADVLLMPTTGELLLHNGADGADGYGSSFSHDNELAQPGFYQVQLDDYNIGVELTVSPRAGFHRYTFPKNEVAQVVLDLDHRDKLRAVFLEQVDSVTFRGYRYSNQWAADQRIHFYAQFSAPIQELVYRSDSLVVGMKFGELDSPLLVKVGISAVDMLGAQQNLEAEIPHWDFEKIKQSVQYAWETKLSKIQVHGRDENHKTIFYTALYHSLLNPNLYTDIDGRYRGMDMQIHQDSTDNHYTIFSLWDTFRATHPLFTLIEQEKTNEFIRTFLRQYRQGGKLPIWELAANYTNCMIGYHAIPVIADAYTKGIRGYDIEEAMDAMIYSANLDSDGLEYYKAKGFIAASDEPESVSKTLEYAYDDWCIAMMADSLGRDDVANYFYQRGQYYKNVYDPSTKFFRAKVNNNWFGPFVPDEVNFNYTEANAWQYSTFTPQDIQGHIDLMGGPDKLEQHLDSLFSADSQTSGREQVDITGLIGQYAHGNEPSHHMAYLYNYVGKPYKTQHRVRQIMEEQYSIYPDGLSGNEDCGQMSSWYVLSAMGFYSVTPGLDYYTIGTPLFDQAQIKLENGQTFVIRADKLSPSNKYIQSVSLNGRSYHKSYLLHSDIMRGGELIFLMGDEPSDWGSQGIPPSSITKNLLTPVPFFMAESQTFTDSLVVELGSAQEAIIRYTLDGSQPSVESPIYDIPIVLFDDAVIKAQAFSSNGQSQEVSASFYKIDGSRSITIQSEYANQYAAAGDKTLIDYLRGTGSYRTGSWQGYREDLEATIDLGTVKSINYLAIGFLQDIKSWIFYPPQVEFLVSEDGQNFKSVAFISNTFSDQEYGSFNQDFSVKVTQQARYVKVKAKNYGLCPDWHLGAGGTTWLFTDEIIIK is encoded by the coding sequence ATGAAAAAATGTTACTTTCTTATCTCAGTCATATTTGTGGCTTGTCAACCTTCCCAAAAGCAATTAATAGATTATGTCAATCCTTTTATAGGAACTGGAGGTCATGGGCATACGTATCCAGGAGCAGCCAGTCCATTTGGAATGGTACAGTTAAGTCCTGACTCACGATTAGAGGGTTGGGACGGTTGCGGAGCCTACCATTATTCCGATAGTGTGATATATGGATTTTCACACACTCACCTTAGCGGAACGGGTATTTCAGACTATGCTGATGTTTTGCTTATGCCAACCACTGGCGAATTATTACTCCACAATGGAGCAGATGGGGCAGACGGTTATGGCTCGTCTTTTTCTCACGACAATGAATTAGCACAGCCGGGCTTTTACCAAGTGCAATTAGACGATTATAACATTGGAGTAGAACTGACTGTTAGTCCAAGGGCGGGCTTTCATAGATACACTTTTCCAAAAAATGAAGTGGCTCAAGTAGTCTTGGATTTAGACCACAGAGATAAACTAAGGGCAGTTTTTCTAGAACAAGTGGACAGCGTTACCTTTAGGGGCTATCGTTACTCTAATCAGTGGGCGGCAGACCAACGGATACATTTTTACGCTCAATTTTCAGCACCTATTCAAGAGCTTGTTTACCGTTCGGATAGTTTAGTAGTGGGTATGAAGTTTGGAGAATTGGACTCTCCTTTACTTGTGAAAGTTGGTATTTCGGCAGTTGATATGCTTGGTGCTCAACAAAATTTAGAGGCTGAAATTCCACATTGGGATTTTGAAAAAATTAAGCAATCGGTACAGTACGCATGGGAAACTAAGCTTTCTAAAATTCAGGTTCATGGTAGAGATGAAAATCACAAAACCATTTTTTATACTGCCTTATACCATTCTTTATTGAACCCAAATTTATATACAGATATAGATGGTAGGTATAGGGGTATGGATATGCAAATTCATCAAGACAGTACCGATAATCATTACACAATTTTTTCGCTTTGGGATACTTTTCGTGCCACACACCCTTTATTTACGCTGATAGAACAAGAAAAGACCAACGAATTCATTCGCACTTTTTTAAGACAATACCGACAAGGGGGCAAATTACCCATTTGGGAGTTGGCGGCCAATTATACCAATTGTATGATTGGTTATCACGCTATACCTGTTATTGCAGACGCCTATACCAAGGGAATAAGAGGTTACGATATTGAGGAAGCTATGGACGCCATGATTTACAGTGCCAATTTAGATTCTGATGGTTTGGAATACTATAAAGCCAAGGGATTTATAGCGGCTAGTGATGAGCCAGAGTCGGTATCCAAAACTTTGGAATATGCCTATGACGATTGGTGTATTGCTATGATGGCAGATTCTTTAGGAAGAGATGATGTCGCTAATTATTTTTACCAAAGAGGACAATATTATAAAAATGTCTATGACCCCTCAACCAAGTTTTTTAGAGCCAAGGTCAACAACAATTGGTTTGGTCCTTTTGTGCCAGACGAAGTGAATTTCAATTATACAGAGGCTAACGCTTGGCAGTATTCTACCTTTACGCCACAAGACATACAAGGTCACATAGATTTGATGGGTGGGCCAGACAAGTTAGAACAACATTTAGATAGTTTATTCTCAGCCGATAGCCAAACTTCAGGACGAGAGCAAGTAGATATTACAGGACTTATTGGGCAGTATGCTCACGGCAACGAGCCAAGTCATCACATGGCGTATTTATACAACTATGTGGGTAAGCCATATAAAACTCAGCACAGGGTACGGCAAATAATGGAAGAACAATACAGCATTTATCCCGATGGGCTTTCAGGTAACGAAGACTGCGGACAAATGTCGTCTTGGTATGTTTTGAGTGCTATGGGTTTTTATAGTGTGACACCCGGTTTAGATTATTACACCATTGGAACTCCTCTATTTGATCAGGCTCAAATAAAATTAGAAAATGGGCAAACTTTTGTTATCCGAGCAGATAAATTGAGCCCGAGCAATAAGTACATTCAGTCGGTTAGTTTAAATGGAAGAAGTTATCATAAAAGTTATCTTTTGCATAGCGATATTATGCGAGGTGGTGAGCTTATATTTTTAATGGGTGATGAGCCTAGCGATTGGGGGAGTCAGGGGATACCGCCATCTTCGATTACTAAAAATCTGTTAACGCCTGTACCATTTTTTATGGCAGAGAGTCAAACTTTTACGGATAGCTTAGTAGTAGAATTAGGCTCTGCTCAAGAAGCTATAATTCGTTACACTTTAGACGGTAGTCAGCCTAGTGTAGAATCGCCTATTTATGACATACCTATTGTGTTGTTTGATGATGCTGTAATTAAGGCCCAAGCCTTTTCTTCTAATGGTCAAAGTCAAGAGGTATCGGCATCGTTTTATAAAATTGATGGCAGTAGAAGTATCACTATACAAAGCGAATACGCCAACCAGTATGCCGCTGCTGGAGATAAAACCTTAATAGATTATTTACGAGGCACAGGAAGTTATAGAACGGGCAGTTGGCAAGGTTATAGAGAAGATTTAGAGGCTACCATAGACTTAGGAACTGTTAAGTCTATTAATTACTTAGCTATTGGTTTTTTACAAGATATCAAATCTTGGATTTTTTATCCGCCACAGGTAGAATTCTTGGTGTCTGAGGATGGACAAAATTTTAAATCCGTTGCTTTTATTAGCAATACATTTTCTGACCAAGAATACGGTTCCTTTAATCAAGATTTTTCTGTCAAAGTGACTCAACAAGCACGTTATGTTAAGGTTAAAGCTAAAAATTATGGACTTTGTCCGGATTGGCATTTGGGTGCAGGAGGAACAACTTGGTTGTTTACCGATGAGATTATCATAAAGTAG
- a CDS encoding ROK family protein: MKKVSAGIDIGGTNTVFGWVESSGNFLWRGKIKTTDFKDPKELVKHVSQQLLENLAENEAVGIGVGAPNGNYYNGTVEFAPNLDWPDYVPLKDYFNDYFDMPVIVTNDANATALGEMVYGSAKGVNNFIMVTLGTGLGSGIVINGQVVYGHDAFAGELGHVIVEEGGRLCGCGRRGCLETYASATAISTTAQELTSKEYTSAQVYEAANNGEQWALDAFDFTAKKLGFALANSVAMTSPRCIYLFGGLAQAGDLLFKPTKHYMEENLLSIYKNKIQILPSALNGADAAILGASALVWKEIS, translated from the coding sequence ATGAAAAAAGTCAGCGCAGGAATAGATATAGGAGGAACTAATACCGTATTTGGTTGGGTAGAATCGAGTGGTAATTTTCTTTGGCGAGGAAAAATTAAAACAACAGATTTTAAAGACCCCAAGGAGCTGGTTAAACACGTATCGCAACAGTTGTTAGAAAATCTAGCTGAAAACGAAGCAGTAGGTATAGGTGTAGGTGCGCCGAATGGCAATTATTATAACGGCACTGTGGAATTTGCTCCCAACTTAGATTGGCCTGATTATGTCCCATTAAAAGACTATTTCAACGACTATTTTGATATGCCTGTAATTGTTACCAATGACGCTAACGCTACAGCTTTAGGTGAAATGGTTTATGGCAGTGCAAAAGGAGTGAACAACTTCATTATGGTAACCCTCGGAACAGGTCTTGGTAGTGGTATTGTTATAAATGGACAAGTTGTTTATGGGCATGATGCTTTTGCAGGAGAGTTAGGCCATGTCATTGTAGAGGAAGGAGGACGTCTTTGTGGTTGTGGTCGTAGAGGTTGCTTAGAAACATATGCTTCTGCTACTGCCATCAGCACAACAGCACAAGAATTAACGTCCAAAGAATACACTTCAGCTCAAGTTTATGAGGCGGCAAATAATGGGGAACAATGGGCATTAGATGCCTTTGATTTTACAGCTAAAAAATTAGGTTTTGCTTTGGCTAATTCCGTAGCAATGACCAGTCCACGATGTATATATTTATTCGGCGGATTGGCTCAAGCGGGAGACCTTTTATTTAAGCCCACAAAACATTATATGGAAGAGAATTTGCTAAGTATTTATAAAAATAAAATTCAAATTTTACCCTCTGCACTCAATGGTGCTGATGCTGCCATTTTAGGAGCTAGTGCTTTGGTGTGGAAAGAAATCAGCTAA
- a CDS encoding N(4)-(beta-N-acetylglucosaminyl)-L-asparaginase, which produces MKNRRNFIKGTLFGATGALLFPKLITQTNSPKQNPYSQSGFPMVISTWNHGLAANEAAMQVLNDGGRAIDAVEQGVRVPEADPESMSVGYGGLPDRDGHVTLDACIMDHTGNCGAVSYLEHIKHPISVARKVMEETPHVMLSGKGALDFALAQGFPKEDLLTDKAREKWEEWKKDSQYKPIINVENHDTIGLLALDKNGDISGACTTSGLSFKMHGRVGDSPIIGAGMFVDNEVGGCCATGMGEAVMKTLGSFLVVELMRQGASPQEACEEAIARIVKNQNYKDMQIGYLAINKQGEHGAYAVHPWFNYALFQKGKNTLINSPSHLS; this is translated from the coding sequence ATGAAAAATAGAAGAAACTTTATCAAAGGAACACTGTTTGGAGCTACTGGTGCTTTATTGTTTCCAAAGCTAATAACACAAACAAATAGCCCTAAACAAAACCCCTATTCACAATCAGGATTTCCAATGGTAATATCTACTTGGAACCACGGTTTAGCTGCCAATGAAGCTGCTATGCAAGTCTTAAATGACGGTGGTAGAGCTATTGACGCTGTCGAACAGGGCGTTAGAGTTCCTGAAGCCGACCCAGAATCTATGAGTGTCGGATATGGCGGATTGCCCGATAGAGATGGACACGTAACTTTAGATGCTTGTATAATGGATCATACGGGAAACTGTGGGGCAGTATCCTATTTAGAACACATCAAACACCCCATTTCAGTTGCAAGAAAAGTGATGGAAGAAACCCCTCATGTTATGCTTTCTGGAAAAGGCGCTTTGGACTTTGCTTTAGCTCAAGGTTTCCCCAAAGAAGATTTATTGACTGATAAAGCTAGAGAAAAATGGGAAGAGTGGAAAAAAGACTCACAATACAAACCTATTATTAATGTTGAAAATCACGATACAATTGGCTTATTAGCCCTAGACAAGAATGGAGATATTTCAGGGGCTTGTACTACCTCGGGGCTTTCCTTTAAGATGCACGGTAGAGTTGGGGATTCACCCATTATTGGAGCTGGAATGTTTGTCGATAATGAAGTGGGAGGGTGTTGTGCAACTGGTATGGGTGAAGCCGTGATGAAAACCTTAGGGTCATTTCTAGTTGTTGAACTGATGCGTCAAGGGGCATCTCCTCAAGAAGCTTGTGAGGAAGCCATTGCTAGAATTGTAAAAAACCAAAACTACAAAGACATGCAAATAGGCTATTTGGCCATAAACAAACAAGGCGAACATGGTGCTTATGCTGTTCATCCGTGGTTTAATTACGCACTGTTTCAAAAAGGTAAAAACACCCTAATAAACTCTCCTTCGCACTTAAGCTAA
- a CDS encoding TonB-dependent receptor, which translates to MKTNLTIFALFLSGFLYAQRPNMGGFGGKNASLHNGQISGRLVDAKSSEELAFANVRLFRNNDILMEGTITDEKGAFQFTKLGLADYYFLVNYIGYEETRVDVSLNKNKTFVYLKKVKVEPAAVSLKEVSINEDRPVYESKMEKIVYNAENDLNEGLDDATDVLRKTPLLSVDLEGNVNLRGSSNIKFLVNGKESTFFSGSAADALQMIPAEQVKSVEVITSPTAKYDGEGGAGIINIITQQKQISGFKSTINGSVGTRVNKQSLDLNYGKGKFGISVRGRVRYGWPLSGEQTYHRFNYADSTTLTKNAQTKGQWIGFGGTSEMYYDINPYNSIVTSFQMRGNRQTNQEWADDYLYSSILSDNFIDELAYLVNDTVRFTDSKNLSLGYEWTTDYVKQFSDHEDRELRLAFQLGGDVSDQDNYVFQEYDGSTPNDTIFNKNDGSPLTYTYQLDYTHPLKDKHTIELGAKYVNRNLLNNYNTENSNPKIFQPLEQFDYSQNIAAIYLSTKWQLTKEWGAVIGLRAENTLIKGQWNSKQNDTWVQNEKEPFENEYTTLLPSFILSKKIDMMRSLKASYSKRIYRPGMSNINPNVSYTDTLTLTEGNPQLKPEITHQLEIGYNSFAGKYKGSYYIFAKQTYDLIESNVRLSGDNSITSYDNIGENLSVGFNYYGSIKVGDANLRAGFNLYTYQTISDDLGRVLFNWNMGGNYDMGKGYKAETFGFFRPPNQTAQGYVPGFSMFSFGFKKDFNNKKGSIGLRFVEPFKKYKSFETELEGDDFYIYSNRNTVFRSIGISFKYTFGELKFDVIKDRTNIRNDDIKGGDGGSGEF; encoded by the coding sequence ATGAAAACTAACTTAACAATTTTTGCACTTTTCCTTAGTGGATTTCTATATGCTCAACGACCCAATATGGGTGGTTTTGGCGGTAAAAATGCTTCCTTACATAATGGACAAATTAGTGGCAGATTAGTTGATGCTAAATCAAGTGAAGAACTAGCTTTTGCCAACGTCAGATTATTTAGAAACAATGATATCCTCATGGAGGGTACAATTACTGATGAAAAGGGAGCTTTTCAGTTCACCAAATTAGGTCTTGCCGATTATTATTTTTTAGTCAACTATATTGGCTATGAAGAAACTAGAGTTGATGTTTCTCTAAACAAAAACAAAACATTTGTATATCTAAAAAAAGTTAAAGTCGAACCAGCTGCAGTTAGTCTTAAGGAGGTTTCTATAAACGAGGACAGACCAGTTTACGAAAGTAAAATGGAGAAAATCGTTTACAATGCAGAAAACGATTTGAATGAAGGACTAGATGACGCAACTGATGTATTGCGTAAAACGCCACTTTTATCAGTAGATTTAGAAGGTAATGTCAACCTTAGGGGCTCTTCCAATATTAAGTTCTTAGTCAATGGCAAGGAATCTACTTTCTTTTCTGGCTCGGCAGCTGATGCTTTACAAATGATACCTGCCGAGCAAGTCAAAAGTGTTGAGGTCATTACTAGTCCAACAGCAAAATATGACGGTGAAGGTGGGGCAGGTATAATTAACATCATTACACAACAAAAACAGATTTCAGGTTTTAAAAGCACTATCAATGGATCCGTTGGCACTAGAGTAAACAAACAATCTTTAGACCTCAATTACGGTAAAGGAAAGTTTGGAATATCTGTACGTGGTAGAGTACGATACGGTTGGCCACTTTCGGGCGAACAGACTTACCACCGATTCAATTATGCTGACTCTACGACCCTAACCAAAAACGCACAAACTAAGGGGCAATGGATAGGCTTTGGAGGCACTTCTGAAATGTATTATGACATCAATCCATACAATAGTATTGTAACGAGTTTTCAAATGAGAGGCAATCGACAAACTAATCAAGAGTGGGCTGATGATTATTTGTATTCGTCCATACTTTCAGATAATTTTATCGATGAGTTAGCTTACCTAGTTAACGATACCGTACGTTTCACAGATTCAAAAAATTTGAGCTTAGGCTATGAATGGACTACTGATTATGTAAAGCAATTCAGCGACCACGAAGACCGAGAATTAAGACTCGCTTTTCAGTTAGGAGGAGACGTTTCTGACCAAGACAACTACGTTTTTCAAGAATATGATGGCAGTACACCTAACGACACTATTTTTAACAAAAATGACGGTAGCCCCCTTACGTATACTTATCAATTGGATTATACCCACCCTTTGAAAGATAAACACACTATAGAACTGGGTGCCAAATATGTCAATAGAAACCTATTGAATAATTACAATACTGAAAATTCAAACCCCAAAATTTTCCAACCATTAGAGCAGTTTGACTATTCTCAAAATATTGCCGCCATATACCTATCGACAAAATGGCAATTAACTAAAGAATGGGGAGCTGTAATTGGGCTGAGAGCTGAAAACACACTTATAAAAGGTCAGTGGAATTCTAAACAAAACGATACATGGGTACAAAATGAAAAAGAACCTTTTGAGAACGAGTACACCACACTTTTACCTAGTTTCATTCTATCCAAAAAGATTGACATGATGAGGTCGCTAAAAGCCAGCTATAGTAAACGAATTTACAGACCAGGCATGAGCAACATCAACCCTAATGTTTCATATACTGATACCCTTACTTTAACTGAAGGTAACCCACAATTAAAACCAGAAATTACTCATCAGTTAGAAATAGGCTACAATAGTTTTGCAGGAAAATATAAAGGCAGCTATTATATTTTTGCGAAACAAACTTATGACTTGATAGAGTCTAATGTGCGTTTGTCAGGCGATAATTCGATTACTTCTTATGATAATATCGGTGAAAACCTATCTGTTGGATTTAACTATTACGGCTCAATAAAAGTCGGAGATGCTAATTTAAGAGCAGGCTTTAATTTATACACCTATCAAACCATTTCTGACGATTTAGGGAGAGTATTGTTCAATTGGAATATGGGCGGCAATTATGATATGGGCAAAGGATATAAAGCCGAAACTTTTGGTTTTTTCCGACCGCCAAATCAAACGGCACAAGGTTATGTTCCAGGATTTTCAATGTTCTCCTTTGGCTTTAAGAAAGATTTCAATAACAAAAAGGGGTCTATTGGTTTAAGATTTGTTGAGCCATTTAAGAAATACAAATCCTTTGAAACAGAGTTAGAAGGCGATGACTTTTATATTTACAGCAATAGAAATACGGTATTTAGATCTATAGGTATTAGCTTTAAATATACTTTTGGAGAGTTAAAATTTGACGTGATTAAAGACCGTACAAATATCCGTAACGATGATATTAAAGGTGGTGATGGCGGAAGTGGCGAATTTTAA